In a single window of the Streptomyces sp. NBC_00285 genome:
- a CDS encoding DMT family transporter: protein MNPRRTELLAAAAATVTVVLWASAFVSIRSAGAAYSPGALALGRLLSGVLALGAMCLIRRVGWPPRPAWRGIAVSGVLWFGFYMVVLNWGEQQVDAGTAALVVNIGPILIALLGARLLRDAMPPRLLAGMAVSFAGAVTVGLSMSGEGGSSVLGVVLCLLAAVAYAGGVVAQKPALDSASPLQVTTFGCLVGAVVCLPFAGRLVSDAADAPASATLNMVYLGVFPTALAFTTWAYALARTTASRMGATTYAVPALVVLMSWLALGEVPGLFTLAGGVLCLAGVAVSRARRPAAAPTTPSEPRPEKASDAA from the coding sequence ATGAACCCCCGCCGTACCGAACTCCTCGCCGCCGCGGCAGCCACCGTCACCGTCGTCCTGTGGGCCTCGGCGTTCGTCTCGATCCGGAGCGCGGGCGCCGCGTACTCGCCGGGCGCGCTGGCCCTTGGGCGGCTTCTCTCCGGCGTACTGGCCCTGGGCGCGATGTGCCTCATACGGCGGGTGGGATGGCCACCTCGCCCGGCCTGGCGCGGCATCGCGGTCTCCGGAGTCCTCTGGTTCGGCTTCTACATGGTCGTCCTGAACTGGGGTGAGCAACAGGTGGACGCGGGCACCGCCGCCCTGGTCGTGAACATCGGCCCGATCCTGATCGCGCTGCTCGGTGCCCGTCTGCTCAGGGACGCGATGCCGCCCCGGCTGCTGGCGGGCATGGCGGTGTCCTTCGCGGGCGCGGTCACCGTGGGCCTGTCGATGTCCGGCGAGGGCGGCTCCTCGGTCCTCGGTGTGGTGCTGTGCCTGCTGGCCGCGGTCGCCTACGCCGGCGGAGTCGTCGCCCAGAAGCCCGCGCTCGACTCGGCGAGCCCCTTGCAGGTGACCACGTTCGGATGCCTGGTGGGCGCCGTGGTCTGCCTCCCGTTCGCCGGCCGGCTGGTGTCGGACGCGGCCGACGCCCCGGCCTCGGCGACGCTCAACATGGTCTACCTGGGCGTCTTCCCGACCGCCCTGGCGTTCACCACCTGGGCGTACGCCCTCGCCCGTACGACCGCCAGTCGCATGGGCGCGACCACGTACGCGGTCCCCGCCCTGGTCGTCCTGATGTCCTGGCTGGCCCTGGGCGAGGTTCCGGGCCTGTTCACGCTCGCGGGAGGGGTGCTGTGTCTCGCGGGTGTGGCGGTGTCCCGTGCGCGGCGCCCGGCCGCGGCCCCGACGACGCCCTCGGAGCCGCGGCCCGAGAAGGCCTCGGACGCCGCGTGA
- a CDS encoding Zn-dependent alcohol dehydrogenase: MVRAAVLPAVGAPLEITDIDLPDPGPGQVRVRLAAAGVCHSDLSLSNGTMRVPVPAVLGHEGAGTVVAVGEGVSGVVPGAAVILNWAPSCGSCHACSLGEVWLCANALTGAADVYARTADGTDLHPGLNVAAFAEETVVSESCLLPLPEGIPLTDAALLGCAVLTGYGAVHHSARVRKGETVAVYGVGGVGLAALQAARIAGASKIVAVDVSPAKEELARAAGATDYVIASDHTAREIRGLTGKQGVDVAVECVGRATTIRTAWDSTRRGGRTTVVGIGGKDQQVTFNALEIFHWGRTLAGCVYGNSNPAEDLPVLAEHVRAGRLDLGSLVTERIALDGIPAAFDNMLAGKGGRALVVF, encoded by the coding sequence ATGGTCCGTGCCGCCGTCCTTCCCGCCGTGGGCGCACCCCTGGAGATCACCGACATCGACCTTCCGGACCCCGGCCCCGGCCAGGTCCGCGTCCGGCTCGCCGCCGCCGGGGTCTGCCACTCCGACCTGTCCCTGTCCAACGGCACCATGCGCGTCCCCGTCCCGGCCGTCCTCGGCCACGAGGGCGCGGGCACGGTGGTCGCCGTGGGGGAGGGGGTCTCCGGGGTGGTGCCCGGCGCCGCGGTGATCCTCAACTGGGCTCCTTCCTGCGGGAGTTGCCACGCCTGTTCGCTCGGCGAGGTGTGGCTGTGCGCCAACGCGCTCACCGGTGCCGCCGACGTCTACGCCCGCACCGCGGACGGCACCGACCTCCACCCCGGCCTGAACGTCGCCGCGTTCGCCGAGGAGACGGTCGTCTCCGAGTCCTGCCTGCTACCCCTCCCCGAGGGCATCCCCCTCACGGACGCGGCCCTGTTGGGTTGCGCGGTCCTCACCGGATACGGCGCCGTCCACCACTCGGCGCGGGTCCGGAAGGGCGAGACGGTCGCCGTGTACGGCGTCGGGGGAGTGGGCCTCGCCGCACTCCAGGCGGCCCGCATCGCGGGAGCGTCGAAGATCGTCGCGGTCGATGTCTCCCCGGCGAAGGAGGAGTTGGCGCGCGCGGCCGGAGCCACCGACTACGTGATCGCCTCCGACCACACCGCCCGCGAGATCAGGGGCCTCACCGGCAAGCAGGGCGTCGACGTGGCCGTGGAGTGCGTGGGCCGCGCGACGACCATCCGCACCGCCTGGGACTCCACCCGCCGCGGCGGCCGTACGACGGTCGTCGGTATCGGCGGCAAGGACCAGCAGGTCACCTTCAACGCCCTGGAGATCTTCCACTGGGGCCGCACCCTCGCGGGCTGTGTCTACGGCAACTCGAACCCGGCCGAGGACCTGCCGGTGCTCGCCGAGCACGTGCGGGCGGGCCGGCTGGATCTCGGGTCGCTGGTCACGGAACGGATCGCGCTGGACGGGATCCCGGCGGCGTTCGACAACATGCTGGCGGGGAAGGGCGGCAGGGCGCTGGTGGTGTTCTGA
- a CDS encoding aldehyde dehydrogenase family protein, protein MKAHDGMYIDGEWRPAAGPDVIEVVNPVDEQVVGTVPAGTAEDVDTAVRAARAALPAWAATAPAERAARLAALRDVLAARKDEIAETVTAELGSPLKFSQNVHAAVPIAVAASYAELAATHPFEEKVGNSTVHQEPIGVVGAITPWNYPLHQIVAKVAPALAAGCTVVLKPAEDTPLVAQLFAEAVHEAGVPAGVFNLVTGLGPVAGQALAEHPDVDLVSFTGSTAVGRQIGASAGAALKKVALELGGKSANVILPSADLAKAVNVGVANVMSNSGQTCSAWTRMLVHTEQYDEAVELAAAAAAKYGERIGPVVNAKQRARVRGYIETGVAEGARLVAGGPESPREQGYFVSPTVFADVTPDMRIAQEEIFGPVLSVLRYEDEEDALRIANGTVYGLAGAVWAGDESEAVAFARRMDTGQVDINGGRFNPLAPFGGYKQSGVGRELGSHGLAEYLQTKSLQF, encoded by the coding sequence ATGAAGGCGCACGACGGTATGTACATCGACGGCGAGTGGCGCCCGGCCGCCGGACCGGACGTGATCGAGGTGGTGAACCCGGTCGACGAACAGGTCGTCGGCACCGTCCCGGCCGGCACCGCCGAGGACGTCGACACCGCCGTACGGGCCGCCCGCGCCGCCCTCCCGGCCTGGGCCGCGACCGCACCCGCCGAGCGGGCCGCCCGCCTGGCGGCCCTCCGGGACGTCCTGGCCGCCCGCAAGGACGAGATCGCCGAGACCGTCACCGCCGAACTCGGCTCGCCCCTGAAGTTCTCGCAGAACGTCCACGCCGCCGTGCCCATCGCGGTGGCGGCCTCCTACGCCGAGCTCGCGGCGACCCACCCCTTCGAAGAGAAGGTGGGCAACTCCACGGTCCACCAGGAGCCGATCGGCGTGGTCGGCGCGATCACGCCCTGGAACTACCCGCTGCACCAGATCGTCGCCAAGGTCGCCCCGGCCCTCGCCGCGGGCTGCACGGTCGTCCTCAAGCCCGCCGAGGACACCCCGCTGGTCGCGCAGCTCTTCGCCGAGGCGGTCCACGAGGCGGGCGTTCCGGCCGGAGTCTTCAACCTGGTCACCGGTCTCGGACCGGTCGCGGGGCAGGCGCTCGCCGAGCACCCGGACGTGGACCTGGTCTCCTTCACCGGCTCCACCGCGGTCGGACGGCAGATCGGCGCGAGTGCCGGTGCCGCACTGAAGAAGGTCGCCCTGGAACTCGGCGGCAAGTCCGCCAACGTCATCCTGCCGAGCGCCGACCTCGCCAAGGCGGTCAACGTCGGCGTCGCCAACGTGATGTCCAACTCCGGCCAGACATGCAGCGCCTGGACCCGGATGCTGGTGCACACCGAGCAGTACGACGAGGCCGTCGAACTCGCCGCCGCGGCCGCCGCGAAGTACGGCGAACGCATCGGACCGGTCGTCAACGCCAAGCAGCGGGCGCGGGTGCGCGGTTACATCGAGACAGGCGTGGCCGAGGGCGCCCGGCTGGTCGCCGGTGGCCCCGAATCCCCGCGTGAGCAGGGCTACTTCGTCAGCCCGACCGTCTTCGCCGACGTCACCCCGGACATGAGGATCGCGCAGGAGGAGATCTTCGGCCCGGTCCTGTCCGTCCTGCGCTACGAGGACGAGGAGGACGCCCTGCGCATCGCCAACGGCACGGTCTACGGCCTCGCCGGTGCCGTCTGGGCCGGTGACGAGTCGGAGGCGGTGGCCTTCGCCCGCCGGATGGACACCGGGCAGGTCGACATCAACGGCGGCCGCTTCAACCCCCTTGCCCCCTTCGGTGGTTACAAGCAGTCCGGGGTGGGCCGCGAGCTCGGCTCGCACGGGCTCGCCGAGTACCTCCAGACCAAGTCCCTGCAGTTCTGA
- a CDS encoding ABC transporter ATP-binding protein has product MTRAISLHDVSKTYTRGTRVVDRLSLDVRPGEFLVLLGPSGCGKSTVLRMIAGLEEITEGQLRLDGELANDLLPSERRMAMVFQNFALYPNMTSRGNIGFPLRIEAPGEDPRSRVDATARMLGIEDILDRYPGQLSGGERQRVAMGRAISRHPSAFLMDEPLSNLDAKLRNHLRAEIVGLTRKLGVTTVYVTHDQAEAMSLGDRVAVLRGGVLQQIGTPRSVYALPRNVFVAAFIGTPRINLLRGLVRAPLDGAMTISLGKQYLRLPEPLCLDHQLLRVQQGREVIVGLRSEAIRIAKPASARPGEMPITGLVEHVEFQGHEVLVHFNTGSSPAFVPDLEAPRPAARPTRRRRREGTVLDRIRDRAGSLRAGPVVVMEDPQDTAPEPALSDGHLPGDLVVRTTPDIDLRRGMQVPLLVDISHLFVFDQHGERICPSPARVPDLDA; this is encoded by the coding sequence ATGACACGCGCCATCTCGCTGCACGACGTGAGCAAGACCTACACACGAGGAACCCGGGTGGTGGACCGGCTCTCGCTGGACGTCAGGCCCGGCGAGTTCCTCGTCCTGCTCGGCCCCTCCGGCTGCGGCAAGTCCACCGTGCTGCGCATGATCGCCGGGCTGGAGGAGATCACCGAGGGGCAGCTCAGGCTCGACGGCGAGTTGGCCAACGACCTTCTGCCCTCCGAACGGCGGATGGCGATGGTGTTCCAGAACTTCGCCCTCTACCCGAACATGACGAGCCGGGGGAACATCGGTTTCCCGCTGCGCATCGAGGCCCCCGGCGAGGACCCTCGTTCACGCGTGGACGCCACCGCCCGCATGCTGGGCATAGAGGACATCCTCGACCGGTACCCGGGCCAGCTCTCCGGCGGTGAACGCCAGCGCGTGGCGATGGGCCGGGCCATCTCCCGCCACCCCTCCGCCTTCCTCATGGACGAGCCCCTGTCCAATCTCGACGCCAAGCTCCGTAACCACCTGCGCGCCGAAATCGTGGGCCTCACCCGCAAGTTGGGCGTCACCACGGTCTACGTCACCCACGACCAGGCCGAGGCCATGTCCCTCGGCGACCGGGTCGCCGTCCTGCGCGGCGGAGTCCTCCAGCAGATCGGCACCCCGCGCTCGGTGTACGCGCTGCCCCGCAACGTCTTCGTCGCCGCCTTCATCGGCACCCCGCGCATCAACCTGCTGCGCGGTCTGGTCCGGGCCCCGCTGGACGGCGCGATGACCATCAGCCTCGGCAAGCAGTACCTGCGGCTGCCCGAACCCCTGTGTCTGGACCACCAGTTGCTCCGTGTCCAGCAGGGCCGCGAGGTGATCGTCGGCCTGCGTTCGGAGGCGATCCGGATCGCCAAGCCCGCCTCCGCCCGCCCCGGGGAGATGCCGATCACCGGTCTGGTGGAGCATGTGGAGTTCCAGGGCCACGAGGTCCTCGTCCACTTCAACACCGGCTCCAGCCCCGCGTTCGTCCCCGACCTGGAGGCTCCCCGCCCCGCCGCGCGGCCGACCCGGCGCCGCCGCCGCGAGGGTACGGTCCTGGACCGCATCAGGGACCGTGCGGGCTCGCTGCGGGCCGGCCCGGTGGTCGTCATGGAGGACCCGCAGGACACCGCGCCCGAACCCGCTCTGTCCGACGGTCACCTCCCCGGCGACCTCGTCGTCCGCACCACCCCGGACATCGACCTGCGCCGCGGCATGCAGGTCCCCCTCCTCGTCGACATCTCCCACCTCTTCGTCTTCGACCAGCACGGCGAACGGATCTGCCCCTCCCCGGCACGGGTTCCGGATCTGGACGCGTGA
- a CDS encoding class F sortase, which yields MAPRRRRRRPWYRTRAYRLARTALLTVVLVTVGVRCAGDDKATAPQGPDGQDTVAAGAPGAEAAGGPTPSARPARRPTRTPPPRPLPRSRPTSFRIPSLGIGAPITGIALIKGRELATPPVDKPKLVGWYEGGPTPGESGTAIAVGHRDTRTGPAVFAALAQVKPGNVIEAGRADGRTAVYTVDRVKVFDKAGFPDKEVYGPVRRPELRVITCGGFFNRRTGYSSNVVVFAHLTKTRGPQPLKSAPAH from the coding sequence ATGGCGCCGCGTAGGCGCAGACGAAGGCCCTGGTACCGGACCCGCGCCTACCGACTCGCCAGGACGGCCCTGCTCACGGTCGTCCTGGTGACGGTAGGGGTTCGATGCGCGGGGGACGACAAGGCGACGGCACCGCAAGGGCCCGACGGTCAGGACACCGTGGCGGCCGGAGCCCCGGGCGCGGAGGCGGCCGGTGGGCCGACCCCCTCCGCCCGCCCTGCGCGCCGCCCTACGCGCACGCCCCCGCCCCGTCCGCTGCCCCGGTCCAGGCCGACGTCCTTCCGCATCCCGTCACTGGGTATCGGCGCTCCGATCACGGGTATCGCACTGATCAAGGGCAGGGAGCTGGCGACGCCACCGGTCGACAAGCCGAAGCTCGTGGGCTGGTACGAGGGCGGCCCCACGCCCGGAGAGTCCGGCACGGCGATCGCCGTGGGCCACCGCGACACCAGGACCGGCCCCGCCGTCTTCGCCGCGCTCGCCCAGGTGAAGCCCGGCAACGTGATCGAGGCGGGGCGGGCGGACGGACGCACCGCCGTCTACACGGTGGACCGGGTGAAGGTCTTCGACAAGGCAGGCTTCCCCGACAAGGAGGTCTACGGCCCGGTCCGGCGCCCGGAACTCCGCGTGATCACCTGCGGCGGATTCTTCAACCGGCGGACCGGGTACAGCAGCAACGTCGTCGTCTTCGCCCACCTCACGAAGACCCGTGGGCCGCAGCCGCTGAAGAGCGCCCCGGCCCACTGA
- a CDS encoding MFS transporter, with product MRPGGNRGWLLRLVIAFSFAQGAVSMARPAVSYRALALGADEQAVGVIAGVYALLPLFAAVPLGRRTDHGRCAPLLPVGVVLISGGCALSGIADSLWAMAVWSGVMGLGHLCFVIGAQSLVARQSAPHEQDRNFGHFTIGASLGQLVGPIAAGALIGGSDMAGTSALALLVAGAGAAVAFTSLWRIEHRETAANSLAGEGDRVSVRHILRARGVPGGIFVSLSVLSATDILTAYLPVVGEHRGIAPSVIGLLLSLRAAATIACRLVLTPLLRLLGRALLLTVTCLLAAVLCAGLALPVPVWALAVMLALLGFCLGVGQPLSMTTVVQAAPDGARSTALALRLTGNRLGQVAAPATAGLVAGVVGVAAPFVMLGALLLVSSGVALRSSGRPDGTEPAPGERPMRPRLRRTSDI from the coding sequence ATGAGGCCCGGTGGGAACCGCGGCTGGCTGCTTCGCCTCGTCATCGCCTTCAGCTTCGCGCAGGGGGCGGTGTCGATGGCCCGGCCCGCCGTCTCCTACCGGGCTCTGGCGCTGGGCGCCGACGAGCAGGCGGTCGGCGTCATCGCCGGCGTGTACGCCCTCCTGCCCCTCTTCGCCGCCGTACCCCTGGGCCGCCGCACGGACCACGGGCGTTGCGCGCCCCTGCTGCCGGTCGGAGTGGTCCTGATATCCGGCGGCTGCGCGCTGAGCGGCATCGCCGACTCCCTGTGGGCGATGGCCGTCTGGAGCGGGGTGATGGGCCTCGGGCACCTCTGTTTCGTGATCGGCGCCCAGTCGCTCGTCGCCCGGCAGTCCGCCCCGCACGAACAGGACCGCAACTTCGGCCACTTCACCATCGGTGCCTCCCTCGGCCAACTGGTCGGCCCGATCGCGGCGGGTGCGCTGATCGGCGGCTCCGACATGGCGGGCACCAGCGCGCTGGCGCTGCTCGTCGCGGGTGCGGGTGCGGCGGTCGCGTTCACCTCTCTGTGGCGGATCGAGCACCGCGAGACGGCCGCCAACTCTCTTGCCGGAGAAGGCGATCGTGTCTCCGTGCGGCACATCCTGCGGGCCCGGGGCGTGCCCGGAGGCATCTTCGTGAGCCTGTCCGTGCTGTCCGCCACCGACATCCTCACCGCGTACCTCCCGGTGGTCGGCGAACACCGGGGCATCGCCCCCTCGGTGATCGGCCTGCTGCTGAGCCTGCGCGCGGCCGCCACCATCGCCTGCCGTCTGGTACTGACTCCTCTGCTACGGCTGCTGGGGCGAGCGTTGCTCCTCACCGTGACGTGTCTGCTGGCGGCCGTGCTGTGCGCGGGCCTCGCGCTGCCGGTCCCGGTGTGGGCGCTGGCGGTCATGCTCGCCCTGCTGGGCTTCTGTCTGGGCGTCGGGCAGCCACTGTCCATGACGACGGTCGTCCAGGCCGCCCCGGACGGCGCCCGCTCCACCGCCCTGGCCCTGCGGCTGACCGGCAACCGCCTCGGTCAGGTCGCCGCACCGGCCACCGCGGGGCTGGTCGCCGGGGTGGTGGGCGTGGCGGCGCCGTTCGTGATGCTGGGGGCGTTGCTGCTGGTGTCCTCGGGGGTGGCGTTGCGGTCGTCGGGGCGCCCCGACGGGACCGAACCGGCCCCGGGGGAGCGGCCGATGCGCCCGCGATTGCGCCGCACGAGCGATATCTGA
- a CDS encoding CitMHS family transporter — translation MLTILGFAMIATFLVLIMMKKMSPIAALVLIPALFCVFVGKGAKLGDYVIEGVTSLAPTAAMLMFAIVYFGVMIDVGLFDPVVRGILKFAKADPMRIVVGTAILAAIVSLDGDGSTTFMITVSAMYPLYKRMKMSLVVMTGVAAMANGVMNTLPWGGPTARAATALKLDASDIFVPMIPALAVGLLGVFVLSYVLGIRERKRLGTLTLEEVLEPAESETVLVGAGTGTSGTSGTSGTGKSAAGTGGTGASDADDAADELRRFQVLDPNRPTLRPRLYWFNALLTVVLLTCMIMEWLPIPVLFLLGAALALTVNFPHIPDQKARLAAHADNVLNVSGMVFAAAVFTGVLQGTGMVDHMARWMVDVIPEGMGPHMALVTGVLSLPLTYFMSNDGFYFGVLPVLAEAGAAHGVTPLEMARASLVGQPLHMSSPLVPAVYVLVGMAKVEFGDHTKFVVKWAALTSLIILGAGILFGII, via the coding sequence ATGTTGACCATCCTCGGCTTCGCCATGATCGCGACCTTCCTGGTCCTGATCATGATGAAGAAGATGTCGCCGATCGCGGCGCTCGTGCTGATCCCGGCACTCTTCTGTGTCTTCGTCGGGAAGGGCGCCAAGCTCGGTGACTACGTCATCGAAGGCGTCACCAGCCTCGCCCCCACCGCGGCGATGCTCATGTTCGCGATCGTCTACTTCGGTGTGATGATCGACGTCGGCCTCTTCGACCCGGTCGTCCGCGGCATCCTGAAGTTCGCCAAGGCCGACCCGATGCGGATCGTCGTCGGCACCGCGATCCTCGCCGCGATCGTCTCCCTCGACGGTGACGGCTCGACCACCTTCATGATCACCGTCTCCGCGATGTACCCGCTGTACAAGCGCATGAAGATGAGCCTGGTCGTGATGACCGGTGTCGCCGCCATGGCCAACGGCGTGATGAACACGCTGCCCTGGGGCGGCCCGACGGCCCGCGCCGCCACCGCGCTGAAGCTCGACGCCAGCGACATCTTCGTCCCCATGATCCCGGCCCTCGCCGTCGGTCTGCTGGGCGTCTTCGTCCTCTCGTACGTCCTCGGCATACGCGAGCGCAAGCGGCTCGGCACGCTGACGCTGGAGGAGGTCCTGGAGCCCGCGGAGTCCGAGACGGTCCTGGTGGGTGCCGGTACCGGCACGTCCGGCACGTCCGGCACATCCGGCACGGGCAAGAGCGCGGCGGGAACCGGCGGCACGGGCGCCTCTGACGCCGATGACGCCGCCGACGAACTGAGGCGCTTCCAGGTCCTGGACCCGAACCGGCCCACCCTGCGCCCCAGGCTGTACTGGTTCAACGCGCTGCTCACGGTCGTCCTGCTCACCTGCATGATCATGGAGTGGCTGCCGATCCCGGTGCTGTTCCTGCTCGGCGCCGCACTCGCGCTCACCGTGAACTTCCCGCACATCCCGGACCAGAAGGCCCGCCTGGCCGCCCACGCCGACAACGTCCTCAACGTCTCCGGCATGGTCTTCGCCGCCGCCGTCTTCACCGGCGTCCTGCAGGGCACCGGCATGGTCGACCACATGGCCCGCTGGATGGTCGACGTCATCCCCGAGGGCATGGGCCCGCACATGGCCCTCGTCACCGGCGTCCTGAGCCTTCCGCTCACCTACTTCATGTCCAACGACGGCTTCTACTTCGGTGTCCTCCCCGTCCTCGCCGAGGCCGGCGCGGCGCACGGCGTCACCCCGCTGGAGATGGCCCGCGCCTCGCTCGTCGGCCAGCCGCTGCACATGTCGAGCCCGCTCGTCCCGGCCGTCTACGTCCTGGTCGGCATGGCCAAGGTGGAGTTCGGCGACCACACCAAGTTCGTGGTCAAGTGGGCCGCGCTCACAAGCCTGATCATCCTCGGAGCAGGCATCCTCTTCGGAATCATCTGA
- a CDS encoding molybdopterin oxidoreductase family protein: MSRTALRICPLCEATCGLTLTIEGTRVTGARGDRDDVFSKGFICPKGAAFGALDGDPDRLRTPLVRRDGELCEATWDEAFDAVAAGIRAVVDGHGANSVGVVLGNPNVHTMAGALYPTVLLAGLGTRSIFTASTVDQMPKHVSSGLLYGDANAIPVPDLDHTDHLLLIGANPLESNGSLCTAPDFPGKLKALKARGGTLTVIDPRRTRTARLADRHIAVRPGTDALLLAAMAHVLFEEGLVDPGELAPHLQGLDELREAVGDFPPEAVAAACDVDAGVTRTLARELAAAPTAAVYGRIGSCTVPHGTLASWLVDVLNILTGNLDRPGGALFPQAATDRTPRPAGPGHGFALGRWHSRVSRHPEAKGELPLSALAEEIDTATAEGEPVRALIAVAANPVLSAPDGDRLDKALGSLDFMVSVDPYLNETSRHAHVVLPPPPPSQSPHHDFAFNTLAVRNQVRYTRPAVPLEPGRMAETEIFARLILAATGMHGAAPSAVDDLVIGQTLGKAVKEPHSPVHGRDPRDLTTELGGDTGPERRLDMMLRLGPYGDGFGVRPDGLSLTKLLAHLHGIDLGPLGSRLPQPLKTRSGRVELLPQPIADDLPRLREALRHRADGLVLIGRRHLRSNNSWMHNVPALTGGTNRCTLHIHPEDAERLGLTDGAPVRIKGAGGEVVTEAELTDVVRPGVVSLPHGWGHDRPGSRLGHAAKDPGVNVNQLLDGSLLDPLSGNAVLNGVPVELAAVLAL, encoded by the coding sequence GTGTCCCGCACCGCCCTGCGAATCTGTCCCCTGTGCGAGGCCACCTGCGGGCTGACCCTCACCATCGAGGGAACCCGCGTCACCGGGGCCCGCGGGGACCGTGACGACGTGTTCAGCAAGGGGTTCATCTGCCCGAAGGGGGCCGCCTTCGGGGCCCTCGACGGGGACCCCGACCGGCTGCGCACCCCCCTCGTGCGACGCGACGGCGAGCTGTGCGAGGCCACCTGGGACGAGGCCTTCGACGCGGTCGCCGCCGGGATCAGGGCGGTCGTCGACGGCCACGGAGCGAACTCCGTCGGGGTCGTCCTCGGCAACCCCAACGTCCACACCATGGCCGGCGCCCTCTACCCGACGGTGCTGCTCGCCGGGCTCGGCACCCGGAGCATCTTCACCGCGTCCACCGTCGACCAGATGCCCAAGCACGTCTCCAGCGGGCTGTTGTACGGCGACGCCAACGCCATCCCGGTGCCCGACCTCGACCACACCGACCATCTGCTGCTCATCGGCGCCAACCCCCTGGAATCCAACGGGAGTCTGTGCACCGCCCCCGACTTCCCCGGCAAGCTCAAGGCGCTGAAGGCCCGCGGTGGCACCCTCACCGTCATCGACCCCCGCCGCACCCGCACCGCGAGGCTCGCCGACCGCCACATCGCCGTCCGGCCCGGCACCGACGCACTGCTCCTCGCGGCGATGGCCCACGTGCTCTTCGAGGAAGGCCTCGTGGACCCGGGGGAGTTGGCCCCGCATCTCCAGGGGCTCGACGAACTCCGCGAAGCCGTGGGGGACTTCCCCCCCGAGGCCGTAGCCGCCGCCTGTGACGTGGACGCCGGGGTGACACGCACCCTCGCCCGCGAACTCGCCGCAGCCCCGACGGCCGCCGTATACGGCCGGATCGGCAGCTGCACCGTCCCGCACGGCACCCTGGCGAGCTGGCTCGTCGACGTGCTCAACATCCTCACCGGCAACCTCGACCGGCCCGGCGGCGCCCTCTTCCCCCAGGCGGCCACCGACCGGACACCCCGTCCCGCCGGACCCGGTCACGGGTTCGCCCTCGGGCGCTGGCACTCCCGGGTGAGCCGACACCCCGAGGCCAAGGGGGAGTTGCCGCTCTCCGCGCTCGCCGAGGAGATCGACACCGCGACCGCGGAGGGCGAGCCGGTCCGGGCGCTCATCGCCGTCGCCGCCAACCCCGTGCTCTCCGCCCCCGACGGCGACCGGCTCGACAAGGCGCTCGGTTCGCTCGACTTCATGGTCAGCGTGGACCCGTACCTCAACGAGACCTCGCGCCACGCCCACGTCGTACTGCCGCCGCCCCCGCCCTCCCAGAGCCCGCACCACGACTTCGCGTTCAACACCCTCGCCGTACGCAACCAGGTCCGGTACACCCGCCCCGCCGTCCCGCTGGAGCCCGGCCGGATGGCGGAGACGGAGATCTTCGCCCGGCTTATCCTCGCCGCGACCGGCATGCACGGCGCCGCCCCGTCCGCCGTGGACGACCTGGTCATCGGCCAGACCCTCGGCAAGGCGGTCAAGGAGCCCCACTCTCCCGTGCACGGCCGCGACCCCCGCGACCTCACCACCGAACTGGGCGGCGACACCGGCCCCGAGCGGCGGCTCGACATGATGCTGCGCCTCGGCCCCTACGGCGACGGCTTCGGCGTACGGCCGGACGGCCTGAGCCTGACGAAGCTGCTCGCGCATCTGCACGGCATCGACCTCGGGCCGCTGGGGTCCCGGCTGCCGCAGCCCCTGAAGACCAGGAGCGGCAGGGTCGAGCTGCTGCCGCAGCCGATCGCGGACGATCTGCCCAGGCTGCGTGAGGCTCTGCGGCACCGGGCCGACGGCCTGGTCCTCATCGGCCGCCGGCACCTCCGCTCCAACAACAGCTGGATGCACAACGTCCCCGCGCTCACCGGCGGCACCAACCGCTGCACCCTGCACATCCATCCCGAGGACGCCGAGCGGCTCGGCCTGACGGACGGCGCCCCGGTGCGGATCAAGGGCGCCGGGGGCGAGGTGGTCACCGAGGCGGAACTCACCGACGTCGTACGCCCCGGCGTGGTCAGCCTGCCGCACGGCTGGGGTCACGACCGTCCCGGGAGCCGGCTCGGCCACGCCGCCAAGGACCCCGGCGTCAACGTCAACCAGCTCCTCGACGGCAGCCTGCTCGACCCGCTCTCGGGCAACGCGGTCCTCAACGGCGTACCCGTGGAACTTGCCGCCGTCCTGGCCCTGTGA